In the Commensalibacter melissae genome, TTGATCCAATTCAAATGCTGTTTTGTAAATATCCTTTTCATCCTGAGTCAGAAAATCAAGATGTTGAACACTCCCTTTGTTTAAAGTGATAGAAGACCAGACTGCCTCAGTATCCTGGCCTTTTTCCTGTAATACCTTACGTAAATGCCTATTTCTTACGGTAAAGGAGCCTGACAAGGTTTTCTGCAAAAATACATTGGCCGTAATTGGTTCAATACCGGGACTTGCATTTCCCGCAATAATCGAAATGGAAGCCGTTGGCGCAATCGCAATCTTGTTTGAAAAGCGCTCATTAATGCCGTAATCGGCAGCATCCGGACAAGGTCCACGCAAATTCGCCAGGGTAACGGATGCCTTGTCTGCTTCCTGACGTATATGCTGAAACATTTTCTTGTTCCATACTTTTGCCATAACGCTTTCAAACGGAATTTTATGAGCTTGAAGAAAAGAATGAAAACCCATTACACCCATACCAACGGAACGTTCACGTGCAGCGGCATATCTTGCACGTTCCATTTCGTCAGGAGCATGATCAATGAAATCCTGCAAAACATTATCAAGAAACAACATGACATCCTGGATAAATTGTGGGTTTCTTGACCATTGATCCCAATATTCAAGATTTAAAGAGGAAAGACAACAAACAGCCGTCCGTTCCTTTCCTTTATGATCTATTCCTGTAGGTAACGTAATTTCAGCACAAAGATTAGAGGTTTTTACTTCCAGTCCAGCCAGTTTATGATGTTCAGGACGGGCATTATTCACCGTATCGGAAAAGACAATATAAGGCTCACCCTGTTCAATTCGTGTCGTCAGCAGTCTGATCCACAAAGAACGGGCAGAAATTTTCCTAATGACTGACTGATCTTTTGGGGAGACAAGCGCCCATTCCTCATTATTTTCAACTGCACGCATAAAAGCGTCAGAAATTAGAACACCATGATGTAGATTCAAGGCTTTACGATTGGGATCTCCACCCGTTGGTCTGCGTAATTCAATAAATTCCTCAATTTCAGGATGCCAGATAGGCAAATAAACAGCTGCTGAACCCCGTCTCAAAGATCCCTGACTAATTGCCAGGGTCAGGCTGTCCATCACCCTTATGAATGGAATGACACCTGAAGTTTTGCCATTCCGACTAACATTTTCACCAATAGAACGCAAATTTCCCCAATAAGATCCAATTCCCCCGCCACGAGAGGCAAGCCAGACATTTTCATTCCACAGTTCAACAATTCCCTTCAGGCTGTCTTCCGCTTCATTCAAAAAACAGGAAATAGGCAACCCTCTGGCCGTCCCACCATTTGACAGTACTGGAGTGGCCGGCATAAACCAATGCTGAGACATATAGTCATATAAACGCTGGGCATGTTCCGCATCATCCCCGTAGTAGGAAGCCACCCTTGCAAACAGCTCCTGGTAGCTTTCACCTTCAATAAGATAACGGTCATCAAGCGTCGCTTTACCAAAATCTGTCAATAAAGCATCACGAGAATGATCTAATTTAACCTGATAACGCCCATACAACTGTATTTTTCCTGCCAAGGCATCTGTAAAAAGAGAACCATTATCTGTTTTACCTTTTCCAGCATTGGCAACAGGCTTTTTTTCAAGCAGATCAACTGGGGTCACAACCATATCCTCGCAAAACAACAAACCTTTAAGGATTTTACATCCTTACTATACCATTATAAAATTTTAAATGTAATGGTAAATTTCTATATATAGTATATAAAAAAACATACATACCTATATGATGATATAAAATCAACATAACATTAGGCTTGACATGCAAGATTTTGATAAAAACAAAAACTTTAATTTTACAATCGAAAAAGATCAGAAATGATAACAATATGGTATAATATAGGTCAGACTTTATTGGTTTAACAATATATTTAATTTTAAAATTTTTTTTAAATATATTAGCCAGATACCTCTGTATATTTATCGAGTTTTAAAAATAGAATGGCTATACAATTATATTGTCATAAATTCCTTATATAAAAAACAAGTCTATAACTTGTCAATGCGTAACCTGAACAATAGATAGCACCCCAATTAAACCTATGAAATAATTGAGGTGACACTTTCTCAAGATATTGATTATCTTGCAATCTTATTCCCATTCAATTGTTCCGGGTGGTTTTGATGTAATATCATAAGTTACACGATTAATGCCTTTGACTTCATTAACAATCCGCCCCGCCACTCTGGTAAGGAATTCCATATCAAAAGAATAAACATCGGCAGTCATACCATCCACACTTGTAACAGCCCGCAATGCACAAGCCTGATCATATGTTCGGCTATCCCCCATAACGCCAACCGTACGAATAGGCAACAAAACAGCAAACGCTTGCCAAATTTTGTCATATAACCCAGCCTTGCGAATTTCATCCAAATACACGGCATCAACACGACGCAACAAATCAAGCCGTTCACGCGTAATGTCCCCTAAAATTCGTATGGCAAGACCTGGTCCTGGAAATGGATGACGACCAACAATATTTTCTGGAATACCCAATTCCCGACCCAAATCCCTGACTTCATCCTTGAAAAGTTCACGTAAAGGTTCGACAAGCTTCATATTCATCCGTTCAGGCAATCCACCCACATTATGATGAGACTTAATAGTTACTGATTTTCCCGTGACACTGACGCTTTCAATAACATCCGGATAAAGGGTACCCTGAGCCAGAAAATCAGCCCCACCCAGTTTTTGCGCCTCCTGTTCAAATACCTCGATAAACAAACGGCCAATGGTTTTACGTTTAACCTCTGGATCGGTTACTCCAGTCAATTCTTTCAGAAACAAGTCAGACGCGTCTTTAGCAATCAAATGAATATTAAATTTCTCTTTGAATGTTTTAACAACCTCGTCCGCTTCATTTTGACGCAGCATGCCGTGATCGACAAAAATACAGGTTAGCTGATCTCCAATAGCTTCATGAATCAATACAGCTGCCACTGCGGAATCAACCCCACCTGATAAACCGCAGATGACTTTTTTGTCACCAACCTTTTGACGAATACGTTCAATTTCCAAATTACGAAAACCGGCCATGGTCCAATTACCCTGACACCCGGCAATATTATGCGTGAAATTCTTTAATAATGCGGCACCGTGAGGTGTATGAACAACTTCAGGATGAAACTGAACACCATAATAGTGACGATCCTCATCAGCAATCATGGCATAGGGTGCACCCTCACTAACCCCTACCACCTTGAATCCGGGGGGGATTTTTGTAACTCGATCACCATGACTCATCCATACTTGTTCACGGTTCCCCTTTGACCATACACCCTGACATAACGCACTATCCTCAAGAATTTTAACATACGCACGGCCAAATTCACGGTGGTCACCGGATTCCACCTGTCCACCCAATTGATGACACATTGCCTGTTCACCATAACAAATTCCCAATACGGGAACCTTTAATGTAAAAACTTCATTCGGAATCCTTGGGGCATCCATTTGAGTGACGCTGGAAGGGCCGCCAGATAAAATAATCCCTTTTGGTGCAAATGAACGAATCTTTTCATCATCACTCGTATAAGGCCATATTTCGCAATAAACGCCACTTTCTCTTATTCTGCGTGCAATCAACTGGGTTACCTGACTGCCAAAATCAAGAATAAGAATCTTTTCTTGATGTAAAGATTGTTCCAATTCGCTTACCTGGGTCATTTTTATCAATCACTTCCTCTTTCAGTAAAATACGTTTTCATATCACAAATAGATAAAAAAAATGTAAATTAAACAATTTATCTGAAAAAAAACTATTTCTCCTTTATATAGAAATAAATTCCTTTTCATATTTTTTCACTCTGGAGCATTCCGTGATCAAGTATCGCCTGAAATTAGTCCATCGCAAAATACGGATTATCCCTATTTTTATATTAGTGTTGACTGCTGCCTGCAGTCATTTAGCCGAAGACCACCCCACAGGAATATGGTTAGGCAAAATGGAAACACAACAGGGAATTTGTCCACATGATCGTATGGCCGCCCTGAGAATCGATAAAAAGAAAATATTGTTTTCACCTGATAATGGGGCATTGGTCTTGACAGGTATCTATCACAAAAAGGAACATCCAAGGCATCTTGTCGCTGTCCTCCACCGTACGGATATGGATCATAAACCCTACGATCTCATTTTTGAAGGGAAAGCCAAGGATAAAAATATAATTGGAACCTATGGAACTCCTGACTGTCGGGCGACAATTACCTTTTATCGTCCACATCATTACGGCTTATCAAACGCTATTGCACATTAAAATCACAAAAAGTTAAAAAAACACTTGCAGAGGGGAAAAAGATCGGTTAAAAGCCTAGGGCAAGACGCACCCGTAGCTCAACTGGATAGAGCACCAGACTACGAATCTGGGGGTTATGGGTTCGATTCCTGTCGGGTGCGCCACTTAAATTAGAGGTCAATTTCATAACTAGATTGAAAACCTGATTAAAAAGTTAAAATAAGCTTTATTAATATTATTTAACTACTCCTTTATACATATTAAATTATACTTTATTTATACGTTTTTTTTTGGTATAAAGATAAAAAAGTAATTTTTTTGATAGATTTCTAAATGCTTTCTAATACGTCTCTTCTTATTATAGAAGATCAGCCTGAGATATGCGATCTTATTAAGTTAAGCTTTGCCAATCGAATTCCGACAATTCAACTGGCACATTCTCTTGCTGAAGCTGCTGAACTAATCAAAGAAACTTCATTTACCCTCATGATTGTCGATGTTTATTTACCTGACGGGGATCCATATCCGCTGATTCTTAAAATGTTGCAAAAAAAATGCAGGGTACTTTTGATGAGTGGAAATTTTCAAATCAACCAGCGTATTAATGATTTACCATTTCCACGTATTGAAAAACCATTCAGGATAAAGAATTTAATTAAAAAAGTGGAAGAAACCGTTTCCAACCCTTTATCAGATGAATTGATAGAACTCGCTTCCTAATTGAAATTTTCATTAGGGCAGATAAACGATTTCATGCTGGTTAGCATTTGAATAATTTAACTCTACTTTATAGATATTATAGGTTTCCGCAATTCTCTGTTTGATTCTTCTTACGACAATCCCCTGTTTTTCTGAATTTAAAAAATAAACTGAAGGTGGCATATCTTTGCGACGCTGTGTACGAATTAAATAGCCATTTTTCCCATGGTAATCAGCTAAAGCAAAATATTTCCAGCGTCTATCAACCAGAATAATTGGATGATGCACCTCATAAAATGCCAATTCTGCAGCTATGCCATATTCATCGACAATTATTGGAACTGAATCAGGAATTTGACATGAAACCACTTTAGCTAATTCAGCCCACCCCCCCAATCGTTTTAACATGAGATCATATTTTGCCGGAATTGGAAAATATGCAAAAACCGATTGAATGTAAATCAAACCAACCATTATATTCCCGAGGATACAGGCTGACTTGATAAAACGATGAAAATAAATTGCCGTTATGACAGACAGGACCGGATATAATATTCCCATCCAGTTGGCCTGTACACGATCCCCAAAGGCATGCTGAACAAATACACAAACTGGAATAATAACCCATAACCACAATAAAAAATCATTCTCCGCTTTACTCTCCCAAACAATTTTTGTCAGTTTAATCATGGCCCAACAAAAACAAACAAAAAGAATGGGAGTAGCCAATCCGATCTGGCCGATCATTAATTCAGACAAAAACTGAACCGCACGACTGGGATGCCAATCCGCTGTTCTTCCACCCTGTTTTAAAAAACTGATCCATTGATGTCTTGAATTCCAAATAATCACGGGTAAGAAAATAAGTATCGTTAAAAACAGCCCTCCCCATAATTTCCAGGATTTTAAAGAAGATCGACCCAAAACTGTCAGAATGCACCAAACTCCTAATCCCGCAATCATTAACAACGCAGTATACTTACTGAGCAATGCGCATCCTGCAGCTATACCAATAACCAGCCACCATCCCAATTTTTGAGTGGCAAGTAAACGTCCACATCCCCATATAAAAATACAAATAAAGAAAATTAATGGAGTATCGGGAGTTATTGTTACACTACCGACGCTAATAGCGAGGGTTGTATTTAATGTCAAAACCGCAGTAATCGCATTTTTTTCTTTATCATGACTGGTATGACAAAAATCCATAACACTAAAATATATAAAAACACTTCCTATCAAACCGGCAAAAGGGGCAAGAAAACGGACACCCAGAGCGGTTTTATTACCAATCCAGCATCCCAATTTTATCCACAACGCCACCATTGGTGGATGATCATAAAAACTGTAATCTAAATGATTTGACCATAACCAATAATATGCTTCATCTGGCGTAAGCGGGCTGGCGGCAGCAACCCATAAACGAATGAGTGTCACGATAGATAAACCAAACCAAAACCATAATAAACAAGGTTTTACCGTTAACTTTTTTACCCATTCAAAATCAGCTTTTACAGAAAACATACCAATAACCAAAATTCATGAGATCATCTGTTTTACATATTTTAAATTATAATTCGTTATCAAGAATGATTGGATGACACAGTATATAAATATTTTAATTTTCGTCAGTTTTTTTGATAAATTCCTCAAAGCAGCAAAATGGATTTATCAGATTGTCATCGTTAAATTTGAATTATCTAGGATATCTTTTTAATTTTTTTTGAAGCAGCATTACAATAAATTGCATCATTATTTTTAAACCAAGTTTACTTTGTCCTGAAAAACGTTTTCGAAACTGAAAGGGAATTTCGATAACACGTATTGTAGAAGGACAGGATAATATCAAATCAAGTAATATTTTAAAACCGGTTCCTGTTAATGTCGGCATAAGATTTAAAAACAGCTTTCTTTTCAATACAAAAAAACCGCTCATTGGATCCTTTAATGGAACAGGTAAAATTTTTTGTGATAATGCAATGCCACGATCCGATAAAAATCTCCTCCAGTAATTTGCCAATCCCTGATTACTGCCACCCGATACATGACGGCTGCCAACTGCAAAATCAAAATTTCTATGAATTACAGCCTCAAGCATATCTGGCAATCGTGTCTCATCATGCTGCATATCTCCATCAATTACCGCTATATAATCAGCAGAAGAGGATAAGACACCATCAATCACTGCAGACGACAAGCCTCTTTTGTTAACTCTAAGTATTCCACGTGCCCTTATATCTTGTCTGGCAAGTTTTCTAATCTCTTCAATTGTACCATCCGGAGAATTATCATCGACATAAATAGCCTCCCATCGCCACCCTACCAAAGCCGTTTCTAAAGCTCTAAAAAGAGGAAGGACATTATTTTTTTCATTATAACACGGAACAATAATACTAACTTCCGCGCCTATCGCTTTTTCTGAAGCGGATAAATATTTCATTTTTCAATAAAAGTTTACATTTGATCATCCAGTATTTATTTAGATATATCTGGATGATCGTATTCCAATGGAACGCCATGTCGATTAAAGCTGGTATGAATAACTTGTAATGTCTGAACCCTGGCAATGTGAGGATGCGTTATCAATTCATGCGTTATTCTATTTTCATCTTCGGTATTTCGCGCAATAAAACGAATTAAGAAATCAACGCCACCACGCACCATATGACATTCCCTTACCTCGGGAATATCCGCCATTTCCTTTTCAAATTCTTTTAATATGGCCTCTTTCTGGCTATCAAGACCAACCAGCACAAATACTGATAGGCACCATCCTACAGATTTCATATCGATATCCGCATGATAACTTTGAATAACCCCCATCGTTTCCAGACGTCTTACCCGCCTTAAGCAGGGTGGAGCAGAAATACCAACTCTTTGTGCCAATTCAATATTTGTTATTCGCCCATCTTTTTGAAGCTCATCTAAAATGAGCCAGTCAATTTTATCAAGATCCGCTGCCTGATTCATAAATCGATTATCCTACCAAAACTTTCACTTTGTATAATTTAACAATTTATTCTTTAAACAATAGTTTCTTATTATACTATAGATGACTTATATATAAAAAATCTTTGTAATAATAGGACGAATAATATGGGTGAAACATTTCTTACGGATTTATTAATTATTGGGGCAGGCCCAGCAGGATACACAGCGGCAATCTATGGAGCCAGAGCAAATCTAAGTCCAACTCTCCTAACTGGATTACAGCCCGGTGGTCAGTTGACCATTACCAATGAAATCGAGAATTTCCCTGGTTTTGCTGATCCCATACAAGGCCCCTGGTTGATGGAACAGA is a window encoding:
- the guaA gene encoding glutamine-hydrolyzing GMP synthase is translated as MTQVSELEQSLHQEKILILDFGSQVTQLIARRIRESGVYCEIWPYTSDDEKIRSFAPKGIILSGGPSSVTQMDAPRIPNEVFTLKVPVLGICYGEQAMCHQLGGQVESGDHREFGRAYVKILEDSALCQGVWSKGNREQVWMSHGDRVTKIPPGFKVVGVSEGAPYAMIADEDRHYYGVQFHPEVVHTPHGAALLKNFTHNIAGCQGNWTMAGFRNLEIERIRQKVGDKKVICGLSGGVDSAVAAVLIHEAIGDQLTCIFVDHGMLRQNEADEVVKTFKEKFNIHLIAKDASDLFLKELTGVTDPEVKRKTIGRLFIEVFEQEAQKLGGADFLAQGTLYPDVIESVSVTGKSVTIKSHHNVGGLPERMNMKLVEPLRELFKDEVRDLGRELGIPENIVGRHPFPGPGLAIRILGDITRERLDLLRRVDAVYLDEIRKAGLYDKIWQAFAVLLPIRTVGVMGDSRTYDQACALRAVTSVDGMTADVYSFDMEFLTRVAGRIVNEVKGINRVTYDITSKPPGTIEWE
- a CDS encoding response regulator, which codes for MLSNTSLLIIEDQPEICDLIKLSFANRIPTIQLAHSLAEAAELIKETSFTLMIVDVYLPDGDPYPLILKMLQKKCRVLLMSGNFQINQRINDLPFPRIEKPFRIKNLIKKVEETVSNPLSDELIELAS
- a CDS encoding polyprenol monophosphomannose synthase, which gives rise to MKYLSASEKAIGAEVSIIVPCYNEKNNVLPLFRALETALVGWRWEAIYVDDNSPDGTIEEIRKLARQDIRARGILRVNKRGLSSAVIDGVLSSSADYIAVIDGDMQHDETRLPDMLEAVIHRNFDFAVGSRHVSGGSNQGLANYWRRFLSDRGIALSQKILPVPLKDPMSGFFVLKRKLFLNLMPTLTGTGFKILLDLILSCPSTIRVIEIPFQFRKRFSGQSKLGLKIMMQFIVMLLQKKLKRYPR
- a CDS encoding Lrp/AsnC family transcriptional regulator, encoding MNQAADLDKIDWLILDELQKDGRITNIELAQRVGISAPPCLRRVRRLETMGVIQSYHADIDMKSVGWCLSVFVLVGLDSQKEAILKEFEKEMADIPEVRECHMVRGGVDFLIRFIARNTEDENRITHELITHPHIARVQTLQVIHTSFNRHGVPLEYDHPDISK
- a CDS encoding ArnT family glycosyltransferase → MFSVKADFEWVKKLTVKPCLLWFWFGLSIVTLIRLWVAAASPLTPDEAYYWLWSNHLDYSFYDHPPMVALWIKLGCWIGNKTALGVRFLAPFAGLIGSVFIYFSVMDFCHTSHDKEKNAITAVLTLNTTLAISVGSVTITPDTPLIFFICIFIWGCGRLLATQKLGWWLVIGIAAGCALLSKYTALLMIAGLGVWCILTVLGRSSLKSWKLWGGLFLTILIFLPVIIWNSRHQWISFLKQGGRTADWHPSRAVQFLSELMIGQIGLATPILFVCFCWAMIKLTKIVWESKAENDFLLWLWVIIPVCVFVQHAFGDRVQANWMGILYPVLSVITAIYFHRFIKSACILGNIMVGLIYIQSVFAYFPIPAKYDLMLKRLGGWAELAKVVSCQIPDSVPIIVDEYGIAAELAFYEVHHPIILVDRRWKYFALADYHGKNGYLIRTQRRKDMPPSVYFLNSEKQGIVVRRIKQRIAETYNIYKVELNYSNANQHEIVYLP
- a CDS encoding ribonucleoside-diphosphate reductase subunit alpha; the encoded protein is MVVTPVDLLEKKPVANAGKGKTDNGSLFTDALAGKIQLYGRYQVKLDHSRDALLTDFGKATLDDRYLIEGESYQELFARVASYYGDDAEHAQRLYDYMSQHWFMPATPVLSNGGTARGLPISCFLNEAEDSLKGIVELWNENVWLASRGGGIGSYWGNLRSIGENVSRNGKTSGVIPFIRVMDSLTLAISQGSLRRGSAAVYLPIWHPEIEEFIELRRPTGGDPNRKALNLHHGVLISDAFMRAVENNEEWALVSPKDQSVIRKISARSLWIRLLTTRIEQGEPYIVFSDTVNNARPEHHKLAGLEVKTSNLCAEITLPTGIDHKGKERTAVCCLSSLNLEYWDQWSRNPQFIQDVMLFLDNVLQDFIDHAPDEMERARYAAARERSVGMGVMGFHSFLQAHKIPFESVMAKVWNKKMFQHIRQEADKASVTLANLRGPCPDAADYGINERFSNKIAIAPTASISIIAGNASPGIEPITANVFLQKTLSGSFTVRNRHLRKVLQEKGQDTEAVWSSITLNKGSVQHLDFLTQDEKDIYKTAFELDQRWIIEHAADRSPFICQSQSVNLFVPANVHKRDLHMMHYQAWKKGMKSLYYCRSLSIQRADTVSNLAVKEDILNKGDQIQADTSTSYEECLSCQ